One genomic window of Halovivax cerinus includes the following:
- a CDS encoding S8 family serine peptidase yields the protein MTYLGYSTRLLAVFFAVTMALSPVASAAMAGGGVGAPAADRSTQAVEAGLGQAGSVNSPATGTADAKLSSAVQARLDDGGAGETVPVILVLRTQPEDQLELNRLSSAEAKRGMKALAADTQGPTMQYLERQQQRGRVDDVTSLYLRNAIAVEATEDVIREVARSAVVDEVVLDGRVSALNETGHSGLDEFRERLEQFGNLTPTPDDFERETSGERVDSIEEIGADSVHQSGISGEGVTVSVIDTGIDDSHPALQGQVVDRMDFVGDNTTGDPQGHGTHVAGTIAGQRDAKQAVGVAPGADLLDARVLDSSGGGHVSDVISAFEWSANQSADVASASLGFDPIPTQTNTDETVGPGQSTNTTVAVHSTANESSSVNATVADAYRPASVFVDVSGVSYEGSNPEETPAAVTENLSVTLRNPDGNETLERYDGGFAFETGTVPEGQLLYKFTPSTSRTLDPGNWSVELANDNDGNVTAAVTATTAYVPDGTDEVAAAVNNLESTGPIPVIAAGNAGQLGNRTIGSPGVAENAITVGASMPDSLDVAPFSSRGPVGFGADTRPGIDLIAPGVDVESAGSTQVHTGAEPYTRKSGTSMAAPHVSGTIALMLGADSSLDRSTIESTLESTAQPAPLPESAIGAGALDAYAAVDSVTAEELPGDQPESGVRELYAGIGYTDQSNAYVDQDPVADTVGDAGGVAPDLEAGAVIADGTYANFEIGMADATAPNATFTAYLDADGDDTTGHPGYDGAEYRVNVTRTFDGELYDGSAETYVYNESGVTFEPTESSFAHVNDWAFDDHPEYVDFDVRTDSYGINTSEFDWHVVAADDERTASDRLPNDGQVDTSYPVTVPGVGVAWNATAGGPATDEPLQFSLWDQDSGQLVANETVRTDARGIANTSFNTDRSSYSEFEIEIEDGHGNLVSQTYTVNPPYVDDGPTIGDGGTDPPDRTVVARNYEARMNDSFEVNVPVYTIEDGSISPYDGQASLRLAGNQNETTFDNLTVENGVFTTTVSPDEYADLVDASRGSDFIGFDVAFASNFTATDETQSAGSVRVHRRVAYESTLYPESQVTSPGTSTALTFQTVERRTGSGEIDQQHVTPSDVNSTARVQWLTDRQTAALYGELPDSVAKALAKEREDGGTADPLTREQYEAIDAAIENVSAQGVVPVTTETNVSPTSNGIGDVDVSPPEDARVGFVTVEPNDPAIDTETASVYENNAMVFVDQRIDEFTRTPSDPEESDTYELDVYADWREYQKNGWTLPNESIDLTVQLADGQTGDPVANTEVVLYTTGGETTTVTTDDSGTVETSIPAPDLDYRNVSDEFHSQEILAIAEGLRTPTGNAVRDRTSAHAYVDEVQDGSDDQPGVITRPELSYDEDTGSLGLNVTYRNESTWERTNATSTLVQLGAPDGDYDTQRDVFVGYVGNGTDDTWVSRAFDESVPASEEREYSVRTSLGTDSWGGYDALSVGGLTAHISSPDEVSAGSTANVTVTLTDRTGDPVPDATIPLYYIEAGADGTDTAAGNASIATTDENGTASFTISPDLADEFDTGYVLLRAGYATESTADSEAAFSSMRVVSKAAINGTVQFADGTPAAGEYVSALHRSGQEATGNSSQTNADGNFSVSVPRGNPYQVAFSQAPGETDGVVDLYRIASVDTLRSDVDVGTHTIPDGHHVELQVVDESGNPVSGAHLEAESHGTQPHGATGYVAVTETNADGRVTTATGDTGIELADNVTIRAAPPEGDSEYVDEHDDYTRRLDVTENESVTIALRSDGDGGQDTTPPTVRVDAPSQAVVDETITVDASASTDAGSGIANYTFTAPDGSEATQDSPQAAFTFAESGEKNITVTVTDNAGNAASETITVTVVEGPDLVTTLDVADEQRLQDGVTANVTVANDGAATYDTPFEVDVTATNGTLTESRTVSVDSLAAGDERTETIDLTAFAQSNRLTGDLSIRAAAAADTDVEEVSAENNNASTTTRVTYSDIRTRLAVPDREIKGADTTMYVVFENAGDASSDELTASLQTPMIDGGERTLTVPSLTPGAANTTSFQVTAENATVDLAVNGDTLFPAGNESSAELSVRPYQVSVSDTTVPASVENGSTFYVSSTVGANVGETVNATLSTPEGLSVVDERSRQVYVDGTRDVSWEVTAEGGQGTQKQLTVIAEAFEKRATDDASTNVTVPKVRVGDDNATTIEDGNTSSIAFEVRTETTFEHDLQIDLQAGTSGRTLKGLDYLVRYPYGCVEQTTSPMLTALNTDQYYRNTTVDYDRQKINDSIAGGVDRLAPEDGAAAQHDNGAWSMYGNDPSGDLFYTVYALYGTSEVANDPVQGDRTAVGDDLANIDRTAAAEWIEGTQNGDGSFQANHYYDDRRSMTGLALIGLEQAEQAGANATVVDDVRADAVSYLLDEQNANGSWDGDDGESAMATALAIRGLATAPDDLSGVDQSAVDAAAADGVGYLTDTQQADGSWSPYHDSNSFAWQGTVSETSAHAVLALDAAGVDATNATVQTANSYLRTVYEEDGSWGYTRATAIAIEALQATTTSETNAQTVTVTISDGQTELINESREIGGDVTLETISFSGADNQTLQELRNSSETLELTVESDGTGLVVASVSNEQLIDETEYVRNGGDA from the coding sequence ATGACGTACCTGGGCTATTCTACGCGGTTGCTGGCGGTGTTCTTCGCGGTGACGATGGCGTTGTCACCGGTCGCATCCGCGGCGATGGCTGGCGGCGGAGTTGGGGCTCCCGCCGCCGACCGATCGACGCAGGCGGTCGAGGCCGGTCTGGGACAGGCCGGGTCCGTGAACTCGCCCGCGACCGGGACGGCGGACGCGAAGCTATCGTCGGCGGTGCAGGCCAGGCTCGACGACGGGGGTGCCGGCGAGACGGTACCAGTTATCCTCGTCCTGCGGACGCAACCGGAGGACCAACTCGAACTGAATCGCCTCTCGAGTGCCGAGGCGAAGCGCGGGATGAAGGCGCTGGCCGCCGACACGCAGGGCCCGACGATGCAGTACCTGGAACGCCAGCAACAGCGCGGCCGTGTCGACGACGTGACGTCGCTGTACCTGCGGAACGCGATCGCCGTGGAAGCCACCGAAGACGTCATCCGGGAGGTGGCACGCAGCGCGGTCGTCGACGAGGTCGTTCTGGACGGCCGGGTGTCGGCCCTGAACGAGACCGGCCACTCCGGCCTCGACGAGTTCCGAGAGCGCCTCGAGCAGTTCGGAAACCTGACGCCGACGCCGGACGACTTCGAGCGAGAGACGTCAGGCGAACGCGTCGACAGTATCGAAGAGATCGGCGCGGATAGCGTCCACCAGTCGGGCATCTCCGGTGAGGGCGTCACCGTGAGCGTCATCGACACGGGTATCGACGACAGCCATCCCGCCCTCCAGGGACAGGTCGTCGATCGGATGGACTTCGTCGGCGACAACACGACCGGGGATCCACAGGGACACGGGACCCACGTCGCCGGGACCATCGCTGGCCAGCGAGACGCGAAGCAGGCGGTCGGCGTCGCCCCGGGTGCGGACCTGTTGGACGCGCGCGTCCTCGACAGTAGCGGCGGCGGTCACGTCTCGGACGTGATCAGCGCGTTCGAGTGGAGTGCGAACCAGAGCGCCGACGTCGCGTCGGCCAGTCTCGGATTCGACCCGATACCGACCCAGACGAACACGGACGAGACGGTCGGACCCGGCCAGTCGACCAATACGACCGTCGCGGTACACTCGACGGCGAACGAAAGCTCGTCGGTCAACGCCACCGTCGCCGACGCGTACCGGCCCGCGTCCGTGTTCGTCGACGTTTCTGGGGTTTCCTACGAGGGGAGTAACCCCGAGGAGACGCCGGCCGCCGTGACGGAGAACCTCTCAGTCACGCTGCGGAATCCGGACGGCAACGAGACGCTCGAACGGTACGACGGCGGCTTCGCGTTCGAAACCGGGACCGTCCCGGAGGGACAGCTCCTGTACAAGTTCACGCCGTCGACCAGCCGGACGCTCGATCCGGGGAACTGGTCGGTCGAACTCGCCAACGACAACGACGGGAACGTCACCGCGGCGGTGACCGCCACGACGGCCTACGTGCCGGACGGGACCGACGAAGTCGCCGCGGCCGTAAACAATCTCGAATCGACGGGGCCAATCCCGGTGATCGCGGCCGGAAACGCGGGGCAACTCGGTAATCGGACCATCGGCTCACCGGGCGTCGCGGAGAACGCGATAACCGTCGGGGCCAGCATGCCCGACTCGCTCGACGTCGCACCGTTCTCGAGTCGCGGTCCGGTCGGCTTCGGCGCGGACACGCGGCCCGGCATCGACCTGATCGCACCCGGCGTCGACGTCGAATCGGCGGGCTCGACGCAGGTCCACACCGGTGCGGAACCGTACACGCGCAAGAGCGGGACGTCGATGGCCGCGCCGCACGTCAGCGGAACGATCGCGCTGATGCTCGGGGCCGATTCGTCGCTGGACCGTTCGACGATCGAATCGACGCTGGAGTCGACCGCCCAACCGGCGCCGCTACCTGAGAGCGCGATCGGTGCCGGCGCGCTCGACGCGTACGCAGCCGTCGATAGCGTCACGGCCGAGGAGTTGCCGGGTGATCAGCCCGAATCCGGCGTGCGGGAGTTGTACGCGGGGATCGGCTACACGGACCAATCCAATGCGTACGTAGACCAGGATCCCGTGGCGGATACCGTCGGAGACGCCGGCGGAGTCGCGCCCGACCTGGAAGCAGGGGCAGTGATCGCGGACGGGACCTACGCCAACTTCGAGATCGGAATGGCGGACGCAACGGCCCCGAACGCGACGTTCACCGCGTACCTCGATGCCGACGGGGACGACACGACCGGTCACCCCGGATACGACGGTGCCGAGTATCGCGTGAACGTCACCAGGACGTTCGACGGGGAGCTATACGACGGATCCGCGGAGACGTACGTCTACAACGAATCGGGCGTCACGTTCGAACCAACCGAGAGTTCCTTCGCACACGTCAACGACTGGGCCTTCGACGACCACCCGGAATACGTCGATTTCGACGTCAGAACCGATTCGTACGGGATCAACACGTCGGAATTCGACTGGCACGTCGTCGCGGCCGACGACGAACGGACCGCGTCGGATCGGCTGCCGAACGACGGCCAGGTGGACACATCCTATCCCGTGACGGTCCCCGGCGTTGGCGTGGCGTGGAACGCGACGGCGGGCGGGCCGGCGACCGATGAGCCGCTCCAGTTTAGCCTGTGGGACCAGGACAGCGGCCAACTCGTCGCGAACGAGACGGTCCGGACGGACGCGCGGGGCATCGCCAACACCTCGTTCAACACCGATCGGAGTTCCTACAGCGAGTTCGAGATCGAGATCGAAGACGGTCACGGTAATCTCGTCTCGCAGACGTACACCGTCAACCCGCCGTACGTCGACGACGGTCCGACGATCGGCGACGGCGGTACCGATCCGCCCGATCGAACCGTCGTGGCGCGTAACTACGAGGCACGCATGAACGACTCGTTCGAGGTAAACGTCCCGGTGTACACGATCGAGGACGGATCGATATCGCCGTACGACGGTCAGGCGTCCCTGCGTCTCGCCGGGAACCAGAACGAGACGACGTTCGACAACCTCACCGTCGAAAACGGAGTGTTCACGACGACGGTATCGCCAGACGAGTACGCGGATCTCGTCGACGCGTCCAGAGGGAGTGACTTCATTGGTTTCGACGTCGCCTTTGCGTCGAACTTCACCGCGACGGACGAGACGCAATCGGCCGGGTCCGTCCGCGTCCACCGACGCGTGGCGTACGAAAGTACCCTGTACCCCGAGAGTCAGGTGACCTCGCCGGGGACCTCGACCGCGCTGACGTTCCAGACCGTCGAACGGCGGACCGGGTCCGGCGAGATCGATCAGCAGCACGTAACCCCGAGCGACGTCAATTCGACCGCGCGGGTGCAGTGGCTCACCGACCGCCAGACCGCCGCGCTGTACGGCGAACTCCCCGACTCCGTGGCGAAGGCACTCGCCAAGGAGCGGGAGGATGGAGGAACGGCGGATCCACTGACGAGAGAACAGTACGAGGCGATCGACGCCGCGATCGAGAACGTTTCGGCGCAGGGAGTCGTCCCCGTCACGACCGAGACGAACGTCTCGCCGACCTCGAACGGGATCGGTGACGTCGACGTATCACCGCCAGAGGACGCACGCGTCGGCTTCGTCACCGTGGAGCCGAACGACCCGGCGATAGATACCGAAACTGCGTCGGTCTACGAGAACAACGCGATGGTGTTCGTCGACCAGCGGATCGACGAGTTTACACGGACGCCGTCCGATCCCGAGGAGAGCGATACGTACGAGCTGGACGTCTACGCGGACTGGCGAGAGTACCAGAAGAACGGATGGACCCTTCCGAACGAGTCGATAGACCTCACGGTCCAACTGGCTGACGGTCAGACCGGTGACCCGGTGGCAAACACCGAGGTCGTGCTGTACACGACCGGCGGGGAGACGACGACCGTGACGACCGACGATTCCGGCACGGTTGAGACGTCGATTCCGGCACCGGATCTGGACTACCGGAACGTCTCGGACGAGTTCCACAGCCAGGAGATCCTGGCGATCGCCGAGGGCCTCAGGACCCCGACCGGGAACGCGGTACGTGACAGGACGTCCGCCCACGCCTACGTCGACGAGGTACAGGACGGATCGGACGACCAGCCGGGCGTGATCACGCGGCCGGAACTCTCCTACGACGAAGACACCGGATCGCTCGGACTGAACGTCACGTACCGTAACGAGTCGACCTGGGAGCGGACGAACGCGACGTCGACGCTCGTCCAACTCGGCGCGCCCGACGGCGACTACGACACGCAGCGCGACGTGTTCGTCGGGTACGTTGGCAACGGCACCGACGACACGTGGGTCTCGCGCGCGTTCGACGAGTCCGTGCCGGCGAGCGAAGAGCGAGAGTACTCGGTCAGAACCAGTCTCGGAACCGACAGCTGGGGCGGGTACGACGCGCTCTCTGTCGGCGGGCTCACCGCCCACATATCGTCGCCGGACGAGGTGTCCGCCGGATCGACGGCGAACGTGACGGTCACCCTCACCGACCGCACGGGCGACCCGGTTCCGGACGCGACGATCCCACTCTATTACATCGAGGCGGGAGCGGACGGGACGGATACGGCTGCCGGAAACGCGTCGATCGCCACGACCGACGAGAACGGGACCGCCTCGTTCACCATCTCGCCCGACCTCGCGGACGAGTTCGACACCGGTTACGTCCTGTTGCGCGCCGGCTACGCGACCGAGTCGACCGCCGACTCGGAGGCCGCCTTCAGTTCGATGCGCGTCGTCTCCAAAGCTGCGATCAACGGAACCGTGCAGTTCGCCGACGGGACGCCAGCGGCCGGCGAGTACGTCTCTGCCCTGCATCGATCGGGTCAGGAGGCGACCGGGAACAGTAGCCAGACGAACGCCGACGGGAACTTCTCCGTCAGCGTCCCCCGGGGCAACCCCTACCAGGTCGCGTTCTCGCAAGCGCCTGGGGAGACCGACGGAGTCGTCGACCTCTACCGGATCGCGTCTGTCGACACGCTCCGGTCCGACGTCGACGTCGGAACGCACACGATCCCGGACGGCCACCACGTCGAACTTCAGGTCGTCGACGAGTCGGGTAATCCCGTATCGGGAGCCCACCTCGAAGCCGAAAGCCACGGCACACAGCCCCACGGGGCGACGGGATACGTCGCCGTGACGGAAACGAACGCGGACGGCCGAGTCACTACCGCGACAGGTGATACGGGCATCGAACTCGCCGACAACGTCACCATCCGCGCTGCGCCGCCCGAGGGCGACAGCGAGTACGTCGACGAACACGACGACTACACGCGACGCCTCGACGTTACGGAGAACGAGTCGGTGACGATCGCACTCCGATCGGACGGCGACGGGGGCCAGGACACCACGCCGCCGACCGTCCGCGTCGACGCGCCTTCGCAGGCCGTCGTCGACGAGACGATCACCGTCGACGCGAGCGCGAGCACCGACGCGGGCAGCGGGATCGCGAACTACACGTTCACGGCACCTGATGGGAGCGAAGCAACGCAGGACAGCCCGCAAGCAGCCTTCACGTTCGCCGAGAGCGGCGAGAAGAACATCACGGTCACCGTGACCGACAACGCCGGAAACGCGGCGAGCGAAACGATCACCGTGACCGTCGTCGAGGGGCCAGACCTCGTCACGACGCTCGACGTCGCCGACGAACAGCGCCTCCAGGACGGGGTAACCGCGAACGTCACGGTCGCCAACGACGGTGCCGCGACGTACGATACTCCGTTCGAGGTCGACGTGACCGCCACGAACGGGACCCTCACGGAGTCGCGGACCGTCTCCGTCGACTCGCTCGCGGCCGGCGACGAACGCACCGAGACGATCGACCTGACGGCGTTCGCCCAGTCGAACCGGCTGACCGGTGACCTCTCGATTCGGGCCGCCGCCGCGGCTGACACCGACGTCGAGGAGGTCAGTGCGGAGAACAACAACGCCTCGACGACCACGCGCGTGACCTACAGCGACATCAGGACGCGACTGGCCGTCCCCGATCGCGAGATCAAGGGCGCCGACACGACGATGTACGTCGTGTTCGAAAACGCCGGGGACGCGTCGAGTGACGAACTGACGGCGTCGCTACAGACGCCGATGATAGACGGCGGCGAACGGACGCTGACGGTGCCGTCGCTCACCCCCGGCGCTGCGAACACGACTTCGTTCCAGGTGACGGCCGAGAACGCGACCGTCGACCTCGCCGTGAACGGCGATACGCTGTTCCCCGCCGGTAACGAGTCGTCGGCGGAACTGAGCGTGCGGCCGTACCAGGTCTCGGTCTCGGACACCACCGTTCCCGCGAGCGTCGAGAACGGATCGACGTTCTACGTGAGTTCGACCGTCGGCGCGAACGTCGGCGAGACGGTGAACGCGACGCTCTCTACGCCCGAGGGCCTCTCGGTCGTCGACGAGCGGTCCAGGCAGGTGTACGTCGACGGTACGAGGGACGTGTCGTGGGAGGTCACCGCCGAAGGCGGTCAGGGCACCCAGAAGCAGCTGACCGTGATCGCGGAGGCCTTCGAGAAGCGCGCGACCGATGATGCGTCGACGAACGTCACCGTGCCCAAGGTCAGGGTCGGCGACGACAACGCCACGACGATCGAAGACGGAAACACGAGCTCGATCGCGTTCGAGGTTCGCACCGAGACGACCTTCGAACACGACCTGCAGATCGACCTGCAGGCGGGGACGAGCGGTCGGACCCTCAAGGGCCTCGACTACCTGGTCAGATACCCGTACGGCTGCGTCGAGCAGACCACGTCGCCGATGCTGACCGCGCTCAACACCGACCAGTACTACCGGAACACGACGGTCGACTACGATCGACAGAAGATCAACGACTCGATCGCCGGGGGCGTCGACAGGCTCGCACCGGAAGACGGTGCCGCCGCACAACACGACAACGGCGCCTGGAGCATGTACGGCAACGATCCGTCCGGTGACCTGTTCTACACCGTCTACGCGCTCTACGGGACGTCCGAAGTCGCGAACGACCCGGTGCAGGGTGACAGGACGGCCGTCGGCGACGATCTCGCGAACATCGACCGGACGGCCGCCGCCGAGTGGATCGAGGGCACGCAGAACGGCGACGGGAGCTTCCAGGCGAACCACTACTACGACGACAGGCGGTCGATGACGGGACTCGCGCTCATCGGCCTCGAACAGGCCGAGCAGGCGGGCGCGAACGCGACCGTGGTCGACGACGTTCGCGCGGACGCGGTCTCCTACCTGCTCGACGAGCAGAACGCGAACGGCTCCTGGGACGGTGACGACGGTGAATCCGCGATGGCCACCGCACTGGCGATCCGCGGGCTCGCCACCGCACCCGACGACCTGTCCGGCGTCGACCAGTCCGCCGTCGACGCAGCAGCGGCGGACGGGGTCGGGTACCTCACCGACACCCAGCAGGCCGACGGTTCGTGGTCACCGTACCACGACTCGAACTCCTTCGCCTGGCAGGGAACGGTGAGCGAGACGAGCGCCCACGCCGTGCTGGCGCTCGACGCCGCGGGTGTCGACGCCACGAACGCGACGGTGCAGACCGCGAACAGCTACCTTCGGACGGTCTACGAGGAGGACGGCTCGTGGGGGTACACGCGCGCGACGGCGATCGCCATCGAGGCGTTGCAGGCCACGACGACGAGCGAGACCAACGCGCAAACGGTAACCGTCACGATCAGCGACGGACAGACCGAGCTGATAAACGAGTCCCGAGAGATCGGCGGCGACGTCACGCTCGAGACCATCAGCTTCTCGGGTGCGGACAACCAGACGCTCCAGGAACTGCGGAACAGTTCCGAGACGCTCGAACTGACGGTCGAGAGCGACGGAACGGGGCTCGTCGTCGCCAGCGTCTCGAACGAACAGCTGATCGACGAGACCGAGTACGTCAGGAACGGAGGTGACGCCTGA
- a CDS encoding cytochrome c biogenesis protein CcdA yields MASLTTAGAVGFAVYAGVLTFFSPCAYALLPGYVGFYVGRSEGESSLAGSLSRGLVAGAGVLVVLGVFLAATYVVGNRVVDVLSVVEPAVGVALVVLGVLVVFDRAPSLSIQLPKRRTGILGFGIFGAGYAAASAGCVAPAVLAVAALALSGSTTYALVVLGSYVLTVAALMVSVTVAAGTGLSAGREWVLAHRGRLEQVAGALLILAGLGQLYVYYAVDFAFAGP; encoded by the coding sequence GTGGCTAGCCTCACGACGGCGGGCGCGGTCGGGTTCGCCGTCTACGCCGGCGTGCTGACGTTCTTCTCGCCCTGCGCGTACGCCCTCCTGCCGGGGTACGTCGGCTTCTACGTGGGGCGGTCGGAGGGCGAGTCCTCCCTCGCCGGGTCGCTTTCGCGCGGCCTCGTCGCCGGGGCGGGCGTCCTCGTCGTCCTCGGGGTGTTCCTGGCGGCGACCTACGTCGTCGGGAACCGAGTCGTCGACGTCCTGTCGGTCGTCGAACCCGCCGTCGGTGTCGCCCTCGTCGTCCTCGGGGTGCTGGTCGTCTTCGACCGGGCTCCCTCGCTGTCGATCCAGTTACCGAAGCGCCGGACGGGGATCCTCGGCTTCGGGATCTTCGGAGCCGGGTACGCGGCCGCCTCGGCGGGGTGCGTCGCCCCGGCGGTGCTCGCGGTCGCCGCGCTCGCGCTCTCGGGATCCACGACGTACGCGCTGGTCGTCCTCGGAAGCTACGTCCTGACCGTCGCCGCGCTCATGGTCTCGGTGACCGTCGCCGCCGGCACGGGCCTCTCCGCGGGGCGCGAGTGGGTGCTGGCCCACCGCGGCCGCCTCGAACAGGTCGCGGGCGCCCTCCTGATCCTCGCGGGCCTGGGCCAGCTCTACGTCTACTACGCCGTCGACTTCGCCTTCGCCGGCCCGTAG
- a CDS encoding TlpA family protein disulfide reductase, producing the protein MNRRELIAGAASLAVLGSGGAIAVGGLPSAPAGNAGSTDGGSDGDGSTSSAGSGGDGSTETGSTSSGEAGGDDAGASSYPQLREPVEIERVDLPWTEGGSLTVPIEGTVTVMEFWATWCPICADNLPAVTAAHDRVGDDVRFVSITSERVGEQVSAGEIEAWWHENGGGEWTIASDPTMRLPIRLNVPGTPSTAIADAEGTIQWTHQGAVSTERLLAKIDAAGGTVRDEKS; encoded by the coding sequence ATGAATCGACGGGAGCTCATCGCCGGCGCGGCGAGTCTCGCCGTCCTGGGATCCGGCGGCGCCATCGCCGTCGGCGGGTTGCCGTCGGCACCGGCCGGAAACGCGGGGTCGACCGACGGCGGATCGGACGGCGACGGATCCACGTCGTCCGCCGGGTCCGGGGGCGACGGATCCACCGAAACCGGGTCGACGTCGTCCGGAGAGGCCGGTGGTGACGACGCCGGTGCGTCGTCGTACCCGCAGCTCCGCGAGCCCGTCGAGATCGAGCGTGTCGACCTGCCCTGGACCGAGGGCGGCTCGCTCACCGTCCCGATCGAGGGAACCGTCACGGTCATGGAGTTCTGGGCGACCTGGTGTCCGATCTGCGCGGACAACCTCCCCGCTGTCACGGCTGCCCACGATCGGGTCGGAGACGACGTCCGGTTCGTCTCGATCACGTCGGAACGCGTCGGCGAGCAGGTCTCGGCGGGCGAGATCGAGGCCTGGTGGCACGAGAACGGCGGCGGCGAGTGGACCATCGCCTCCGATCCCACGATGCGGCTCCCGATCCGGCTCAACGTGCCGGGAACGCCGTCGACCGCGATCGCGGACGCCGAGGGGACCATCCAGTGGACGCACCAGGGGGCCGTCTCGACCGAGCGGTTACTCGCGAAGATCGACGCCGCCGGCGGAACCGTCCGGGACGAGAAGTCATGA
- a CDS encoding SCO family protein, protein MKRRSYLGAAGLGGLSGLAGCLDDAGSLTDGGTAGSGSGSGGSGSDDPGSGLEQAEGAVLGPPDLDLSASSHPTYGDRVPSYTFTDPFADVRVSDTDFQGERAQLYTFYYTNCPDGVCPALLQQLVTVNLTIRDEELEDGAAFVPVTFDPGRDDRGAIAAQADDFGVDPAAADWYFLRPESWSAVEETLVAEDGGFGLPLTPNLGDGGHGGNESDGWEDGEPTGDDYVFPHFAFILLVNENGIVERAYPNATTTEPSRIEEDMLAVLEG, encoded by the coding sequence ATGAAGCGGCGCTCGTATCTGGGTGCGGCCGGACTGGGCGGCCTCTCGGGACTGGCGGGGTGTCTCGACGACGCCGGATCGCTAACCGACGGCGGTACTGCGGGAAGCGGGTCCGGGAGCGGCGGTTCCGGCTCCGACGACCCCGGATCCGGCCTGGAGCAGGCGGAGGGGGCGGTGCTCGGTCCGCCCGACCTCGATCTGAGTGCCTCGTCGCACCCGACGTACGGTGATCGGGTCCCGTCGTACACCTTCACCGACCCGTTCGCCGACGTGCGAGTGTCGGACACGGACTTCCAGGGCGAGCGAGCGCAGCTCTACACGTTCTACTACACCAACTGTCCGGACGGCGTCTGTCCGGCCCTCTTACAGCAGCTGGTGACGGTCAATCTCACGATCCGAGACGAGGAACTCGAAGACGGCGCGGCGTTCGTCCCCGTGACCTTCGATCCTGGTCGCGACGACAGAGGGGCGATCGCTGCGCAGGCCGACGACTTCGGCGTCGATCCCGCGGCCGCGGACTGGTACTTCCTCCGGCCCGAGTCGTGGTCGGCCGTCGAGGAGACGCTGGTCGCAGAAGACGGCGGATTCGGCCTGCCCCTGACGCCGAATCTCGGCGACGGCGGGCACGGCGGGAACGAATCCGACGGCTGGGAGGACGGCGAACCCACCGGCGACGACTACGTGTTCCCGCACTTCGCGTTCATCCTCCTGGTGAACGAGAACGGAATCGTCGAGCGTGCCTACCCGAACGCGACCACGACGGAACCGTCCAGGATCGAAGAAGACATGCTCGCGGTCCTCGAGGGATAA
- a CDS encoding metallophosphoesterase family protein — protein sequence MTLAIISDSHVPERETELPDPFRERIASAEHTIHAGDFETPAFLAEVRDLAADLTAVYGNADPADAVLPSVADVTIDGVTFVVTHGTLNPVEAAVYGDDGFVMSADDWKRAIADTARARTRAWDGEGIVGVGGHTHQVEDDVYEGVRVLNPGSVTGADPAERATMFTVDVDDGAVDVTLHEV from the coding sequence GTGACACTCGCGATCATCTCGGATTCGCACGTCCCCGAACGTGAGACCGAACTCCCGGACCCGTTCCGCGAGCGCATCGCCAGCGCAGAGCACACGATCCACGCCGGTGACTTCGAGACGCCCGCGTTCCTCGCCGAGGTGCGCGACCTCGCCGCGGACCTCACGGCCGTCTACGGCAACGCCGACCCGGCCGACGCGGTCCTGCCGTCGGTCGCCGACGTGACGATCGACGGCGTCACCTTCGTCGTCACGCACGGGACACTGAACCCGGTGGAGGCGGCGGTGTACGGCGACGACGGCTTCGTCATGAGCGCCGACGACTGGAAGCGGGCGATCGCGGATACCGCCCGTGCGCGAACCCGCGCCTGGGACGGCGAGGGGATCGTCGGCGTCGGTGGCCACACCCACCAGGTCGAAGACGACGTTTACGAGGGTGTCCGGGTGCTCAACCCCGGCTCCGTCACCGGCGCCGATCCGGCGGAGCGGGCGACCATGTTCACCGTCGACGTCGACGACGGGGCAGTCGACGTGACGCTCCACGAAGTCTGA